GGCGCCGATCGCGTTGCGGCAGCCATCGAAGAACGGCTCTCCGGAGCGAACCGCTGATGCGTTTGGCCATCATGCAGCCAACCTACCTGCCCTGGTCTGGATACCTCGATCTCGCCGATCAGGTAGATGTCTTCGTCTTCCTCGATGACGCCAGCTTTGCGCATCGCAGCTGGCAGCAGCGCAATCGAATCGTCGCGGCCGGAGCCCTGCAATGGCTCACGGTTCCGGTTCGGGTAAAAGGCCTGCGCGGCCAGACGATCCGGGATGTCGAGATCGAGCGCCCCGACTTCTGGCGCAAACATCTGCGCGCGTTGGCACATGCCTACGCGAAGGCGCCGTTCTTCGACGAGTACTGCCCCAGGCTCGAAGCCATCTTGTCTCGGCCCGAAGGTTGGACTGGGCTCGCGGAACTGAACCTGGCCCTCATAGAATGGCTCTTTGGCGAATTCGCCATCGAGGTCCCAACCCACCTCTCTTCCCGACTCAAAGCCGGGAGTCGCCGCGGCGAGCGGTTGGCCGCGCTCTGCCAGGAACTCGGAGCCGACCAATACGTTTCTGCCCCGGGTACCGAGGCATACCTCCCCGAAGACCAGGAGCCGTTCCGCGGCCGCGGAATCGACGTTTCGATCCAATCCTTCGAGCTGCCCGTGTACAGGCAGAGCTGCGACGGCTTTGTTGCCCAGGCCAGTGCCATCGATCTGCTGTTCAATGAAGGACCGGGGGCGCTCGACATCCTGCGGCGTGGGCGTCGCCCTGCTCGACCACTCGGTGCTGCACCGTGAACGGCTTTCATCTCGAAGGGCGTGCGATCGGAGGCAACGCTCCCCCGTATGTGGTTGCGGAACTTTCCGCCAACCACCTTGGCCGGCTCGACCGCGCCCTCGCCATCGTCGATGCGGCCCACGGTGTCGGAGCGGACGCGATCAAGCTTCAGACCTACACCGCGGACAGCATGACGCTGGATCTTGCAGGGCCGGGCTTCTCGATCAAAGAGGGACCTTGGAGTGGACGGAACCTCTTCGAGCTCTACGCTGAAGCGGAGACTCCCGCCGCTTGGCATCTCGAACTCTTTGAACGGGCACGCAGGCTGGGCATGGCGGTCTTCAGCTCGCCCTTCGACCCTGCCGCTGTCGATTTCCTGGAGAGCCTGGACGCACCTGCCTACAAGATTGCGTCCTTCGAGCTCGGCGACCATGAGCTGATTGCTCGCTCGGCCGACACGGGAAAGCCACTCATCCTTTCCACCGGAATGGCCCAGCAGGACGATATCCAGCGCGCTCTCGATGTCGCGCGAAATGCGGGTGCCTCGGACCTCGCCTTGCTGCATTGCGTGAGCGGCTACCCGACTCCACCCGACGAAATGAATCTTCGCCGCGTCGCTACGCTCGCCGCCGAGTTCGACGTCGTCACGGGCCTCTCGGATCATAGCCTGACGGCCGCTGCGCCGGTCGCCGCAGTCGCCCTTGGTGCAAGCGTGATCGAAAAGCATCTCACGCTCTGTCGGGCCGATGGTGGGCCCGACGCGGGTTTCAGCCTCGAGCCTGACGAGTTTGCAACGATGGTTCGCGACGTGAGAGAAGCGTGGAGCGGCCTGGGCACCGGCCACTGTGCGAGCGCACCTAGCGAAGACAGCAGCCGGATCTATCGGCGCTCCCTGTACATCGTGCGCGATGTGGCCGCGGGCGACCGGATCACCCGCGAAACCATTCGGGCCATCCGGCCTGCGCTTGGCCTGGAGCCGCGTCATCTCGAGAACGTATTGGGACGCCCCGCATTGCGTGCCTTGAAGCGCGGGGAACCCCTCGCCTGGGAGCAGCTCGGGGAGCCATCATGAGCGGGCCCGTCGTCGCCATCCTGCAGGCACGGGCAACCTCCACGCGCCTACCGGGAAAGGTCTGCTTGCCGCTGGCAGGTGCGCCTCTCCTCTCTCGCGTGATCGAACGCGTGGCACGAACCCCGGGCGTCGACGAGATCTGCGTAGCCATTCCGGATGGAGAGGTCCAGAATCCTGTTGCCGATGTGGTCGCCCTGCATCCGGGGGTTCGTCTCGTCCGGGGCCCGGAGGACGACGTACTCGCGCGTACGGCGATCGCGATCCGGGAGACCGGGGCGTCGGTCGTGCTCCGCGTGACGTCCGACTGCCCGCTCTACGATCCGGCTGTTGGAGCCTCGGTGCTGGAGATGCGTTCGCACCTCCAGGTCGTTCTGGCTTCGACCGCCCTCGAATCGGGATTTCCGATCGGGTTGGATGCCGAAGCCATCGCCGGCGATGCGCTTCTACATGCCGATCGCGAAGCCCGGGACCCCTATGAACGCGAACATGTCACGCCGTGGTTGTGGCGGGGCTCGGCGCACGGCGCCGTAGCCTTCCTCGATCGGAGCCCCGACCGACGTGCCTGGAGATTGGCTGTCGATACTGCCGACGACTACCGGCTCGTTTCCGCAGTCTTCGACGAACTCCACGAACGCGATCCGGCCTTCGGCTTCGATGCCATCGAGCGATGTCTTTCGGCCCACCCAGAATGGGTCGGCTGGAACGCGCACGTACCCCAGACACCCTATCAGTGGTGAGGAACATTCCATGCGTCTTCTCTTCGTGAATCCGAACCTGCGGCCCGGCCACTCGACACGATACCTCCCGGTGGGCCTGGCCTACGTGATGACGACGGTTCGTGAAGCGGGTTACGACGTGGAGGTGCTGGACATCGGCCTGCACGACCAGGCTGATGCGGAGGTGGAAAGATTCCTCGCCGAGGACCGCTGGGACGCGATTCTCACCGGCTCGATCGTTACGCACTATAAGTGGATGAAGGCGTTCACGCGGATGGCGAGGAAGAATGCGCCTCATGCGAAGCAGATCGTAGGCAACTCCGTCGCAGGCTCCGTGCCGGAACTCTTCTTGCGCAACTCCGAAGCGGATGTCGTGGTCGTGGGTGAGGGCGAGCTGACGACCGTCGCCGTGCTTGACGCGCTCCACAATGGAAGCTCTCTAGAGGAAGTCGAGGGCATCGTGCTCCGCGGTGCAGGTGGCAAACCCGTCCACACGCCGCGGCGACGAGCGGCGCGTGTCGACCAGTTTCCGATGCCCGATTGGGACCTCTTCGAGATCGGTACCTACTTTGGCCAGACCGATGCCCCCTCGGCCTGGGGAATCGGCGAGGGCCCGGAGACCTGGCGAACGATGCCCGTGGCTACGGCTCGCGGCTGTGTCTTCAAATGCACGTTCTGTCACATCGTCTACAAGCACGATCCCTATCGGCACCGCTGCGCGGAAGGAATCCTCCAGGAGGTCCGCCGGAACATCGAGCGCTACGGCGCGAACTACATCAACTTCTGGGACGATCTCACATTCTACAAGCTCTCCCAGGCCGAGAAGATGATCGACGCCATTCTCGACTCGGGCCTTCGTTTTGCCTGGAGTGCTTCCGTGCGTACGGATCTGTTCGGGAATCCCGAGATCCCTTTCGAGCGCAGGCTGGCCGTCGCCGAAAAATTCCGTGAGGCCGGATGCCGAACGCTCGGCTACTCGCTCGAATCTGGGAATGCCGGGATCCTCGAGATGATGAACAAGCGTGTCCGCGTCGAGTATTTCGAGGAGCAGGTCCGCATCCTGCGGCAGGCCGGGATCACGTCGAATACGAGCGTCGTGCTCGGATACCCGATCGAAACCCTCGACACG
This region of bacterium genomic DNA includes:
- a CDS encoding B12-binding domain-containing radical SAM protein, giving the protein MRLLFVNPNLRPGHSTRYLPVGLAYVMTTVREAGYDVEVLDIGLHDQADAEVERFLAEDRWDAILTGSIVTHYKWMKAFTRMARKNAPHAKQIVGNSVAGSVPELFLRNSEADVVVVGEGELTTVAVLDALHNGSSLEEVEGIVLRGAGGKPVHTPRRRAARVDQFPMPDWDLFEIGTYFGQTDAPSAWGIGEGPETWRTMPVATARGCVFKCTFCHIVYKHDPYRHRCAEGILQEVRRNIERYGANYINFWDDLTFYKLSQAEKMIDAILDSGLRFAWSASVRTDLFGNPEIPFERRLAVAEKFREAGCRTLGYSLESGNAGILEMMNKRVRVEYFEEQVRILRQAGITSNTSVVLGYPIETLDTIRETFDLCERNGVYPSVGFLLPLPDTEMYTYALRQGLIRDEDAYLDSITERQDICLNMTELEDQQILDEIQAGCSRLNDRLDLGLSDDQFIRTGGYKKHTPKSAEARRRNQNDTSFSYSKQAFEQ
- a CDS encoding NTP transferase domain-containing protein; the protein is MSGPVVAILQARATSTRLPGKVCLPLAGAPLLSRVIERVARTPGVDEICVAIPDGEVQNPVADVVALHPGVRLVRGPEDDVLARTAIAIRETGASVVLRVTSDCPLYDPAVGASVLEMRSHLQVVLASTALESGFPIGLDAEAIAGDALLHADREARDPYEREHVTPWLWRGSAHGAVAFLDRSPDRRAWRLAVDTADDYRLVSAVFDELHERDPAFGFDAIERCLSAHPEWVGWNAHVPQTPYQW
- the pseI gene encoding pseudaminic acid synthase, translating into MNGFHLEGRAIGGNAPPYVVAELSANHLGRLDRALAIVDAAHGVGADAIKLQTYTADSMTLDLAGPGFSIKEGPWSGRNLFELYAEAETPAAWHLELFERARRLGMAVFSSPFDPAAVDFLESLDAPAYKIASFELGDHELIARSADTGKPLILSTGMAQQDDIQRALDVARNAGASDLALLHCVSGYPTPPDEMNLRRVATLAAEFDVVTGLSDHSLTAAAPVAAVALGASVIEKHLTLCRADGGPDAGFSLEPDEFATMVRDVREAWSGLGTGHCASAPSEDSSRIYRRSLYIVRDVAAGDRITRETIRAIRPALGLEPRHLENVLGRPALRALKRGEPLAWEQLGEPS
- a CDS encoding WbqC family protein, with product MRLAIMQPTYLPWSGYLDLADQVDVFVFLDDASFAHRSWQQRNRIVAAGALQWLTVPVRVKGLRGQTIRDVEIERPDFWRKHLRALAHAYAKAPFFDEYCPRLEAILSRPEGWTGLAELNLALIEWLFGEFAIEVPTHLSSRLKAGSRRGERLAALCQELGADQYVSAPGTEAYLPEDQEPFRGRGIDVSIQSFELPVYRQSCDGFVAQASAIDLLFNEGPGALDILRRGRRPARPLGAAP